Proteins co-encoded in one Aerococcaceae bacterium DSM 111021 genomic window:
- the floA gene encoding flotillin-like protein FloA (flotillin-like protein involved in membrane lipid rafts), which produces MNNFSSNNFEVSTIISIGVIIVIVLILISLFFRFVPVGLWVTAYFSGVKISIGNLVGMRLRRVQPSEIVRPLIKATKAGLILDSNQLEAHHLAGGDVNLVVDALIAAQRANIDLEFEQAAAIDLAGRNVFEAVQVSVNPKVIETPLISAVAMNGIEVRAKAKVTVRANIERLVGGAGEETIIARIGEGIVTTVGSSVSHSKVLENPDSISQTILRKGLDSGTAFEILSIDIADVDVGRNIGAKLQADQAIADKNVAQAKAEERRAFAVAEEQEMVAEVQRMRARVVEAEAAVPLAMAEAFKKGNLGVMDYYNMKNIESDTSMRESIAKGTNSPEEGRE; this is translated from the coding sequence ATGAATAATTTTTCAAGTAATAATTTTGAAGTAAGCACAATTATTTCAATTGGTGTTATCATTGTTATCGTATTAATTTTAATATCATTGTTTTTCCGTTTCGTTCCTGTAGGTCTCTGGGTTACAGCATATTTCTCTGGAGTTAAGATATCGATTGGTAATTTAGTTGGAATGCGATTGCGTCGAGTTCAACCATCTGAAATTGTTCGACCACTAATCAAAGCGACTAAAGCAGGTTTAATTTTAGACTCGAACCAATTAGAAGCCCATCATTTAGCTGGAGGAGATGTTAACTTAGTTGTTGATGCTTTAATTGCTGCGCAAAGAGCTAATATTGATTTAGAATTTGAACAAGCTGCAGCAATTGATTTAGCAGGACGTAATGTGTTTGAAGCCGTTCAAGTGTCTGTTAATCCCAAAGTTATCGAAACACCATTAATATCAGCTGTTGCGATGAACGGTATTGAAGTTCGAGCAAAAGCGAAAGTAACCGTTCGTGCAAATATTGAACGACTTGTTGGTGGAGCTGGTGAAGAAACAATTATCGCTCGTATCGGTGAAGGAATCGTAACGACTGTTGGTAGTTCAGTAAGTCATTCAAAAGTCCTTGAGAATCCAGATTCTATCTCACAAACAATTCTTCGTAAAGGGTTAGACTCAGGTACGGCCTTTGAAATTCTATCCATTGATATTGCAGATGTGGATGTTGGCCGTAACATTGGTGCGAAACTTCAAGCCGATCAAGCAATAGCGGATAAAAATGTTGCCCAAGCTAAAGCCGAAGAACGTAGAGCGTTTGCGGTGGCAGAAGAGCAAGAGATGGTTGCTGAAGTACAACGTATGCGAGCGCGTGTTGTTGAAGCAGAAGCTGCAGTACCGTTAGCAATGGCAGAAGCTTTCAAAAAAGGAAATCTTGGTGTCATGGATTATTACAATATGAAAAATATTGAATCTGACACATCAATGCGTGAATCTATAGCTAAAGGAACGAACTCACCTGAAGAAGGTAGAGAATAA
- a CDS encoding elongation factor Ts — MAKISAQQVKELREMTGVGMMDAKKALVEVDGDMEKAVDFLREKGLSKAAKKANRIAAEGLAATSVNGNTAAIIEVNSETDFVSKNEQFVNIVNTIATAVATNKPASMDEANAIEIDGKTIADIVLEATNKIGEKISFRRFSLLEKTDNDSFGEYIHGGGQIAVVTLIEGLNDEAVAKDVAMHVAAIQPKYVNRDEVPSEELDHEKKVQTEIALNEGKPANIVEKMIDGRMNKYLAEVSLNEQPFVKDNDTTVGKFVGEKGGVIKQFIRFTVGEGIEKRQDNFAEEVAAQMKKD; from the coding sequence ATGGCTAAAATTAGTGCACAACAAGTTAAAGAACTACGCGAAATGACTGGTGTAGGTATGATGGACGCTAAAAAAGCGTTAGTTGAAGTTGATGGAGATATGGAAAAAGCAGTGGACTTTTTAAGAGAAAAAGGTCTATCGAAAGCTGCTAAAAAAGCAAACCGTATTGCGGCTGAAGGATTAGCTGCAACAAGTGTTAACGGAAATACTGCTGCAATTATCGAAGTTAACTCTGAAACAGACTTTGTTTCTAAAAACGAACAATTTGTAAACATTGTTAATACAATTGCTACTGCAGTTGCTACTAACAAACCAGCATCAATGGACGAAGCAAATGCTATCGAAATTGATGGTAAAACAATTGCAGATATCGTATTAGAAGCTACTAATAAAATCGGTGAGAAAATTTCATTCCGTCGTTTTTCTTTATTAGAAAAAACTGATAATGATTCTTTCGGTGAGTACATTCATGGTGGTGGACAAATCGCTGTTGTTACATTAATCGAAGGATTAAATGATGAAGCAGTTGCTAAAGACGTTGCAATGCACGTAGCGGCTATTCAACCTAAATATGTAAATCGTGATGAAGTACCATCTGAAGAGTTAGATCACGAGAAAAAAGTTCAAACTGAGATTGCATTAAACGAAGGTAAACCGGCAAATATCGTTGAAAAAATGATTGATGGTCGTATGAACAAATACTTAGCTGAAGTTAGCTTAAACGAGCAACCATTTGTTAAAGATAACGATACAACAGTTGGTAAATTCGTAGGTGAAAAAGGTGGAGTTATTAAACAATTCATCCGTTTCACTGTTGGTGAAGGTATTGAAAAACGCCAAGACAACTTCGCTGAAGAAGTTGCTGCTCAAATGAAAAAAGATTAA
- the frr gene encoding ribosome recycling factor, whose protein sequence is MTPSEVLSTTKERMNKSVESYQREIASIRAGRANASILDRVNVNYYGVPTPLNQLAGISSPEARMLVVSPYDKTSLTDIEKAILQSDIGITPSNDGDVIRLVIPALTKERRAELVKVVGKEQENAKISVRNIRRDVIDSVKKLEKANELTEDDVKDYEVDIQKLTDAATKQIEELTKSKEEEIFND, encoded by the coding sequence ATGACACCGAGTGAAGTTTTATCAACAACAAAAGAGAGAATGAACAAATCCGTTGAATCTTATCAACGTGAAATTGCTTCTATTCGTGCTGGACGTGCTAACGCAAGTATCTTGGATCGTGTAAATGTAAATTATTATGGTGTTCCAACACCATTAAATCAACTTGCAGGTATTTCTAGTCCTGAGGCAAGAATGTTGGTTGTATCTCCATACGATAAAACAAGTTTAACAGATATTGAAAAAGCTATTTTACAAAGTGATATCGGTATTACACCATCAAACGATGGAGATGTAATTCGACTGGTAATTCCAGCACTTACTAAAGAAAGACGTGCTGAATTAGTTAAAGTAGTAGGTAAAGAGCAAGAAAATGCTAAAATTTCTGTGCGTAATATTCGTCGTGATGTCATTGATTCAGTTAAAAAGTTAGAAAAAGCGAATGAATTAACTGAAGATGATGTTAAAGATTACGAGGTTGACATTCAAAAGTTAACGGATGCAGCAACAAAGCAAATTGAAGAATTAACTAAATCAAAAGAAGAAGAAATTTTTAACGATTAA
- the rpsB gene encoding 30S ribosomal protein S2 produces MAVISMKQLLEAGVHFGHQTRRWNPKMKQYIFTERNGIYIIDLQKTVKLVDKAYNFMRDEAANGAVVLFVGTKKQAQGAIDEQAKRAGQYYINHRWLGGLLTNWETIQQSIRRLKAIEKMEEDGTFDVLPKKEVLQLRKELDRLEQNLGGIKDMPRIPDVIFIVDPRKEHIAIQEAKKLNIPLVGMVDTNCDPDEIDHVIPSNDDAIRAIKLITSAMADAILEGNQGHSEDDSEEKSDKEFFDNLFDSEEEAAAAESTEAK; encoded by the coding sequence ATGGCAGTTATTTCAATGAAACAATTGTTAGAAGCAGGTGTACATTTCGGACACCAAACACGTCGCTGGAACCCAAAAATGAAACAATATATCTTTACGGAACGTAATGGTATTTATATTATTGACTTACAAAAAACGGTTAAGTTAGTTGATAAAGCATATAACTTTATGCGTGATGAAGCAGCTAATGGAGCGGTTGTATTATTTGTAGGTACTAAAAAACAAGCACAAGGTGCTATTGATGAACAAGCAAAACGTGCTGGTCAATACTACATTAACCACCGTTGGTTAGGTGGATTGTTAACTAACTGGGAAACTATCCAACAAAGTATCCGTCGTCTTAAAGCCATTGAAAAAATGGAAGAAGATGGAACGTTTGATGTATTACCTAAAAAAGAAGTTTTACAATTGCGTAAAGAATTAGATCGTTTAGAGCAAAACCTTGGTGGAATTAAAGATATGCCTCGTATTCCAGATGTAATCTTTATTGTAGACCCACGCAAAGAGCACATTGCTATTCAAGAAGCTAAAAAATTAAATATTCCATTAGTTGGAATGGTTGATACTAACTGTGACCCTGATGAAATTGATCATGTTATTCCATCAAATGACGATGCTATTCGTGCGATTAAATTAATCACATCTGCAATGGCTGACGCAATTCTTGAAGGAAATCAAGGACATAGTGAAGATGATTCAGAAGAAAAATCTGATAAAGAATTCTTCGACAATTTATTTGATTCTGAAGAAGAAGCTGCTGCAGCAGAATCTACAGAAGCTAAGTAG
- a CDS encoding UMP kinase — protein MTKETTKYKRVILKLSGEAIAGNQGFGINPDTIKEMVEELKDIHGLGVEIAIVVGGGNIWRGTIGEEMGMERAQADYMGMLATVMNALALQDVLENSGVPTRVQTSVEMRQIAEPYIRRRAIRHLEKGRVVIFAGGTGNPYFTTDTTAALRAAEINADVILMAKNNVDGVYDSDPKENKAAVKFDNLTHLDVISKGLKVMDSTASSLSMDNDIPLVVFNLNESGNIRRVILGENIGTTVEAKQ, from the coding sequence ATGACTAAAGAAACAACAAAATATAAACGTGTAATACTAAAGCTAAGTGGTGAGGCTATCGCAGGAAATCAAGGCTTTGGAATAAATCCAGATACGATCAAAGAAATGGTTGAAGAACTCAAAGACATTCATGGCTTAGGTGTTGAGATTGCAATCGTTGTTGGTGGAGGGAATATCTGGCGCGGAACAATTGGGGAAGAAATGGGAATGGAACGCGCTCAAGCAGACTATATGGGAATGTTAGCAACTGTTATGAACGCATTAGCATTACAAGATGTGTTAGAAAACAGTGGAGTACCAACCCGCGTACAAACATCTGTTGAAATGCGTCAAATTGCTGAACCATATATTCGTCGTCGTGCAATTCGTCATCTTGAAAAAGGACGTGTTGTCATCTTTGCTGGTGGTACAGGTAACCCTTACTTTACAACTGATACTACAGCTGCATTAAGAGCTGCCGAAATAAATGCTGACGTTATTCTTATGGCTAAAAATAATGTTGATGGTGTTTACGATTCAGATCCTAAGGAAAATAAAGCTGCAGTTAAGTTTGATAACTTAACTCACCTTGATGTTATTTCAAAAGGATTAAAAGTAATGGATTCAACAGCGAGTTCGTTAAGTATGGATAATGACATACCTTTAGTTGTATTTAATTTAAACGAATCAGGTAATATTCGTCGAGTTATTCTTGGTGAAAATATTGGTACAACTGTAGAAGCAAAACAATAA
- a CDS encoding AI-2E family transporter has translation MKKIKEFEFYIIKYLLVAGLIILAIVNFDRIKNIFSFLITISMPIIVGFIMAYILNIPMVKLEKLYFPHSNNNMVNKTRRPISILVSIILISVVLTFILNLVIPQLVSVIGRFIEIIPELATRIQNWVIENEEAFPPLAELVETSQIDWQNIVSNLLSIMNRFTTNIIETTLSTVGSVFSIVVNLFLSLMISLYVLMSKETLGKQFRLLSETYLSSKIHRRLMYVLDVTDFSFRHFITGEVLEALILGSLVTVGMWIFQFPYASMIGALTGVTALIPVLGAYISGAIGFLLILVDSPIQAFAFILFIIIVQQLEGNLIYPRVVGGSIGLPGLWVLVSITIGGGLLGIWGMLLAVPLASTLYKLLKNDVKYRRKSMSAKNEYVESVAKMTHLEND, from the coding sequence ATGAAAAAAATAAAAGAATTTGAATTTTATATTATTAAATACTTGTTGGTAGCAGGACTTATAATATTAGCTATTGTGAATTTTGATCGAATCAAAAATATTTTCAGTTTTTTAATAACAATTTCAATGCCAATTATTGTTGGTTTTATAATGGCTTACATATTGAATATACCAATGGTGAAATTAGAAAAGTTATATTTTCCACATAGTAACAATAATATGGTGAATAAGACGCGCAGACCCATAAGTATACTTGTGTCAATTATACTTATTTCGGTTGTTTTAACTTTTATTCTAAATTTAGTGATTCCACAATTAGTATCAGTCATTGGCCGATTTATTGAAATCATACCTGAACTTGCGACCCGCATTCAAAACTGGGTGATTGAAAATGAAGAAGCATTTCCGCCCCTAGCAGAATTAGTTGAAACATCGCAGATAGATTGGCAAAACATAGTGTCTAACTTGTTATCTATTATGAATCGATTTACAACAAATATTATTGAAACAACACTTTCTACAGTTGGATCAGTCTTTAGTATTGTCGTAAATTTATTTTTATCACTGATGATTTCACTCTACGTTTTAATGTCAAAAGAAACATTAGGAAAACAATTTAGATTATTATCTGAAACGTATTTATCGTCCAAAATTCATAGACGATTGATGTATGTATTGGATGTTACAGACTTTTCTTTCCGTCACTTTATTACTGGTGAAGTTTTAGAGGCATTAATATTAGGTTCCTTAGTAACAGTAGGAATGTGGATTTTTCAATTCCCATATGCATCTATGATTGGAGCTTTGACAGGTGTGACAGCATTAATACCTGTACTGGGTGCCTATATATCTGGAGCTATTGGATTTTTATTAATTTTAGTAGACTCACCCATACAAGCATTTGCTTTCATCCTTTTTATTATAATCGTGCAGCAATTAGAGGGCAATTTAATTTACCCTCGCGTGGTAGGTGGATCCATTGGATTACCTGGATTGTGGGTTCTCGTATCTATTACAATAGGTGGAGGATTATTAGGTATATGGGGTATGCTGCTAGCAGTACCGTTAGCTTCGACCCTGTATAAATTACTGAAAAATGATGTGAAATATAGAAGGAAAAGTATGTCTGCTAAAAATGAATATGTTGAATCAGTGGCAAAAATGACCCATCTAGAAAATGACTAA